The Malus domestica chromosome 13, GDT2T_hap1 genome includes a window with the following:
- the LOC103452820 gene encoding uncharacterized protein — protein sequence MELADGFAAKDQNKVKYLHGGQMGLDSGTYLVINLPDSKALRIIWCSVFLGLVILSLPCFGTIQRGLKVSQLDLNFESENFNFKQLGLLFRDLAGEGLRRKGDTSLIVAPGNAGTLQNLHPFDFNGFDFVVDSESVPKSSFLDESMDFVFAFNLADAKFADRILKIGGIVAVPISIDPSNAFRPKPNYKIVYLRRYAATFVAMRKISPAYDLPVTSRRLCQLETEEKKTVLEGLEDVLLEPPRLVLAKSNEYLKKIKFLPELLGDSLDSYNRRVFVNVDLNEENRGMIEWFDQNYPKMNNEFEVYNLEVEPEEASSTPENDVSDWLKDNVREEDYVVMKAEAEVVVDMVRKRTICLVDELFLECSNGWWQSGRRNGGSKRAYWECIALYGRLRDLGVAVHQWFM from the coding sequence ATGGAATTGGCTGACGGGTTTGCAGCCAAGGATCAAAACAAGGTGAAGTACCTTCATGGTGGACAGATGGGATTGGATTCCGGGACTTACTTGGTGATCAATCTTCCGGATTCCAAGGCATTGCGGATTATTTGGTGCTCCGTTTTTCTGGGTTTAGTTATTCTTTCACTGCCCTGCTTTGGAACAATTCAGAGGGGATTAAAAGTTTCCCAATTGGATTTGAATTTCGAATCCGAAAATTTCAATTTCAAGCAGTTGGGTCTGCTTTTTCGTGATTTGGCCGGCGAAGGCCTGCGCAGAAAGGGTGATACATCTCTCATTGTGGCTCCTGGCAACGCCGGTACGCTTCAAAATCTTCACCCTTTTGATTTCAATGGATTTGATTTCGTTGTGGATTCGGAGTCGGTGCCGAAAAGCTCGTTCTTGGACGAGTCTATGGATTTCGTTTTCGCATTCAACTTGGCCGATGCTAAATTTGCTGATCGCATTCTGAAGATTGGCGGCATTGTTGCCGTTCCAATAAGCATCGACCCTTCGAACGCCTTTAGGCCAAAACCCAATTACAAAATCGTGTATCTCCGCCGATACGCTGCCACTTTTGTGGCAATGAGGAAGATAAGTCCGGCTTATGACTTGCCCGTGACGTCCCGGCGGCTTTGTCAGTTGGAAACCGAGGAAAAGAAGACGGTGTTAGAGGGTCTGGAAGACGTGCTGCTGGAACCGCCGAGGCTCGTTTTGGCCAAATCGAATGAATACTTGAAGAAAATCAAGTTCCTCCCCGAGTTGTTGGGTGATTCCCTCGACAGTTACAACCGCCGAGTGTTTGTCAATGTAGACCTAAACGAGGAAAACCGCGGCATGATCGAATGGTTTGATCAAAACTACCCGAAAATGAACAATGAATTCGAGGTCTACAACCTCGAGGTAGAGCCCGAAGAGGCTTCAAGCACCCCTGAAAACGACGTTTCGGACTGGTTGAAAGACAATGTGAGGGAAGAGGACTACGTTGTGATGAAAGCGGAAGCGGAAGTGGTGGTGGACATGGTGAGGAAGAGGACAATCTGTCTGGTGGACGAGCTGTTCTTGGAGTGCAGCAACGGATGGTGGCAGAGTGGGAGGAGGAATGGTGGGAGCAAGAGAGCTTATTGGGAATGCATTGCTTTGTATGGGAGGCTGAGGGATCTTGGAGTTGCTGTGCATCAGTGGTTCATGTga
- the LOC103452770 gene encoding probable N-acetyltransferase HLS1 yields MAEIADHTKVLIREFSEDTDIEVVGKLERDCELESKKGFSIFTSMMGDPFCRIRFYPLHVMLVAELLENGELVGVVRGCIKHVGTGSGARYVIGCILGLRVSPIHRRMGIGLKLMNSVEEWLLRKGAQYTFLATEESNTASTNLFTYKCNYRKLSSLIIFVQPVCSAVEDPMPRDIKIEKLHVDEAIFLYKSRLRSKDIYPTDIDVILKEKLSLGTWVFYFEEQGWINLNSQESSKDTAGETQSSWIIFSIWNTCEAYKSHPLRSLHATLSHATEKIFSCLNLPVSVSMQSSFGFLFLYGLHGEGENVGELMKSVWNFASRLGQTVKDSKLILTELGLCDPLIKHVPKDSDMSCIEDVWYGKSLINHADDKDELLVKGSLGNVFVDPREF; encoded by the exons ATGGCTGAAATTGCAGATCACACCAAGGTTCTCATAAGGGAATTCAGTGAAGACACAGATATTGAAGTGGTGGGGAAACTAGAGAGGGACTGTGAGCTAGAGTCTAAAAAGGGGTTCTCCATTTTCACTAGCATGATGGGTGACCCCTTTTGTAGGATTAGGTTCTACCCCCTTCATGTTATGCTG GTAGCAGAGCTGCTCGAAAACGGGGAACTTGTTGGCGTGGTTCGAGGATGCATAAAGCATGTAGGGACTGGTTCCGGGGCAAGATACGTGATAGGTTGCATACTAGGCCTTCGCGTCTCTCCTATACACCG GCGGATGGGAATCGGGTTGAAACTCATGAACTCGGTGGAGGAGTGGTTGCTGAGGAAGGGAGCACAGTACACATTCTTGGCAACTGAAGAGAGCAACACCGCGTCCACCAATCTATTCACTTACAAATGCAACTACAGGAAGCTCAGCTCGCTAATCATATTTGTTCAGCCAGTTTGTTCTGCTGTAGAGGATCCGATGCCTCGAGATATAAAAATAGAGAAGCTACATGTCGACGAGGCAATTTTCTTGTACAAAAGCAGACTAAGGAGCAAAGACATATATCCAACAGATATTGACGTGATCTTGAAGGAAAAGCTCAGCCTCGGCACTTGGGTGTTCTATTTTGAAGAACAAGGCTGGATCAACTTAAACAGTCAGGAAAGTAGTAAGGACACCGCCGGCGAAACTCAAAGCTCTTGGATCATCTTTAGCATATGGAATACCTGTGAAGCTTACAAGTCTCATCCACTGAGATCTTTGCATGCTACCCTAAGCCATGCAACGGAGAAAATTTTCTCCTGCCTAAATCTGCCGGTCAGTGTCTCCATGCAAAGCTCCTTCGGGTTTCTCTTTCTCTACGGGCTTCATGGAGAGGGAGAGAACGTCGGGGAGCTTATGAAATCCGTCTGGAACTTCGCCTCTAGGTTGGGACAAACTGTGAAGGACAGCAAACTGATTTTAACTGAGCTGGGGTTATGTGATCCTCTTATAAAGCATGTCCCTAAGGATTCCGATATGTCATGTATCGAAGATGTCTGGTACGGCAAGAGTTTGATCAACCACGCTGATGACAAAGATGAACTGCTTGTAAAGGGATCACTTGGGAATGTGTTTGTTGATCCTAGAGAATTCTAG